The Sulfurimonas lithotrophica genome includes a region encoding these proteins:
- a CDS encoding UDP-N-acetylmuramate dehydrogenase produces MSYKKIDFSKFSSIKIGPEIDVYILDACETMNMKEAYLIGSCNNILVGDNPPPLMKLSKKYDYIKIEDDLLKIGGATPSGKIASFCKKNDIADFEFVSHLPGTLGGLVYMNAGLKEYEIFNNLISIITCRGEFSKSEIEYGYRYTDIDNPILEVSFKFNSGFDEAKVDMFKKMRSNQPSTPSAGSCFKNPEGDYAGRLIEAVGLKGVRVGDMEFSTEHANFLVNHGGGKYTDALHLIKEAQRLVKEKFGIKLELEIQILDEEFITL; encoded by the coding sequence ATGAGTTACAAAAAAATAGACTTTTCAAAATTCTCATCCATAAAGATAGGTCCTGAGATTGACGTTTATATACTAGATGCATGTGAAACCATGAATATGAAAGAAGCTTACCTAATAGGCTCTTGCAATAATATACTCGTAGGCGACAATCCGCCGCCACTGATGAAACTATCAAAAAAATACGACTATATAAAAATAGAAGATGATTTATTAAAAATCGGAGGTGCAACACCTAGCGGGAAAATAGCCTCTTTTTGTAAAAAAAACGATATAGCCGATTTTGAATTTGTATCGCATCTGCCCGGGACTCTCGGCGGACTTGTATATATGAACGCAGGGCTAAAAGAGTATGAAATTTTTAATAATCTGATATCAATCATAACTTGTCGCGGAGAGTTTTCAAAAAGTGAGATAGAGTACGGATACAGATATACAGATATAGACAATCCCATACTCGAAGTCTCATTTAAATTCAATAGTGGCTTTGATGAAGCAAAAGTCGATATGTTTAAAAAAATGCGTTCAAACCAACCTAGTACTCCAAGTGCGGGGAGTTGTTTTAAAAACCCTGAAGGTGATTATGCGGGCAGACTTATAGAGGCAGTCGGTCTAAAAGGTGTAAGAGTCGGCGATATGGAATTTAGCACTGAACATGCAAACTTTTTAGTAAATCATGGAGGTGGAAAATATACGGATGCCTTGCATCTTATAAAAGAAGCTCAAAGACTGGTAAAAGAAAAATTTGGGATAAAGTTAGAGTTAGAGATTCAAATACTAGATGAGGAATTTATCACTCTCTAG
- a CDS encoding phosphatidate cytidylyltransferase, producing MAIFSDRERVVTGLALLAAVIIIGLIDNFFVMWAVFGAIYLLAFSEAQKLYGAVDNSVFKFAMGLWLLALIYPYGDDLFVLAGIFYASAVAYNPKLEWKNFLPFIYPTAGMLFIFTMYQEYGMMSMAWLLIVVAMTDVGAYGVGKSIGKTKFCQTSPNKTIEGVAGGIAVATLSGMFVGLYVVDMFTAFVISIAVSAASIFGDLYESSLKREAGVKDSGDILPGHGGILDRIDGYLFGAVIMLVLLRGLV from the coding sequence ATGGCTATTTTTAGCGATAGAGAAAGAGTAGTAACGGGTTTAGCACTCTTAGCTGCCGTAATCATAATAGGTCTAATAGATAATTTTTTCGTAATGTGGGCTGTTTTTGGAGCGATTTATCTACTAGCTTTTAGTGAAGCTCAAAAACTATACGGCGCTGTAGATAATAGCGTGTTCAAGTTTGCGATGGGGTTATGGCTTTTAGCTTTGATTTATCCTTACGGTGACGATCTTTTTGTATTAGCCGGTATTTTTTATGCATCTGCCGTTGCTTACAACCCTAAGCTTGAGTGGAAAAACTTCTTACCTTTTATATATCCGACAGCCGGTATGCTTTTTATATTTACAATGTATCAAGAGTATGGAATGATGAGTATGGCATGGCTTTTAATAGTCGTAGCTATGACTGATGTGGGAGCTTACGGAGTGGGTAAAAGCATCGGTAAAACAAAGTTTTGCCAAACAAGCCCGAATAAAACCATAGAAGGAGTTGCAGGAGGTATAGCCGTTGCAACTTTAAGTGGTATGTTTGTGGGTCTTTATGTTGTCGATATGTTTACCGCTTTTGTAATCTCTATAGCTGTTTCAGCTGCATCTATATTTGGTGATTTATATGAAAGCTCACTTAAACGTGAAGCGGGTGTTAAAGACAGCGGAGATATTTTACCGGGTCATGGCGGTATATTAGACAGGATAGACGGTTATCTTTTTGGTGCGGTAATTATGCTTGTTCTTTTAAGAGGTCTTGTGTAG
- the tsaD gene encoding tRNA (adenosine(37)-N6)-threonylcarbamoyltransferase complex transferase subunit TsaD, protein MILSIESSCDDSAIAITEIKTKKLLFHKKISQELEHSVYGGVVPELAARLHAEALPKILAECEPYFKDLKAVAVTSSPGLAVTLVEGVTMAKAISISLGIPIIGVNHLVGHIYSLFIEKETKFPCTILLVSGGHTQVMQVNSLEDIQTVAKSMDDSFGESFDKVAKMMGLGYPGGPLIQELAKDGDRKKHNFTIPLSQSPLIAFSYSGLKNAVRLAVEKAKDNSEYKDIAASFEHIATAHLTQKLKKYFKTNPPKRFAIVGGASANLYLRSQIEELLKPHNAELLLSELKYCSDNAAMIGRVAIEMYEKNMFKSLDDIDISPKSSL, encoded by the coding sequence ATGATACTAAGTATTGAGAGTTCATGTGACGATTCTGCTATAGCTATAACAGAGATAAAGACAAAAAAGTTACTTTTTCATAAAAAGATTTCTCAAGAGTTGGAGCATTCTGTTTACGGTGGTGTAGTACCGGAACTCGCAGCAAGGCTTCATGCAGAAGCTCTACCAAAGATACTTGCAGAGTGTGAGCCTTATTTTAAAGATTTAAAAGCTGTAGCAGTTACATCAAGCCCGGGACTTGCCGTAACACTTGTAGAGGGTGTGACTATGGCTAAAGCTATATCCATATCATTAGGTATTCCGATTATAGGTGTAAACCATTTAGTAGGGCATATATATTCACTTTTTATTGAAAAAGAGACAAAATTTCCTTGTACTATTTTGTTGGTATCAGGTGGGCATACACAGGTTATGCAGGTGAATTCACTTGAAGATATACAAACGGTTGCTAAAAGTATGGATGACTCATTCGGTGAGAGCTTTGATAAAGTGGCAAAGATGATGGGGCTTGGTTATCCCGGAGGTCCGCTTATTCAAGAGTTGGCAAAGGACGGTGATAGAAAAAAGCATAACTTTACAATCCCTCTCTCACAATCTCCGCTTATAGCATTTAGCTATTCAGGTTTAAAAAATGCTGTTCGTTTGGCGGTTGAAAAAGCTAAAGATAACAGTGAATACAAAGATATAGCTGCATCGTTTGAGCATATTGCAACTGCACATTTGACGCAAAAGCTAAAAAAGTATTTTAAAACAAACCCTCCAAAAAGATTTGCCATAGTCGGAGGAGCTTCTGCAAACCTTTATCTACGCTCACAAATAGAAGAACTTTTAAAACCTCACAATGCAGAGCTTTTACTAAGTGAACTTAAATACTGTTCAGATAATGCTGCTATGATAGGGCGTGTAGCTATAGAGATGTATGAGAAAAATATGTTTAAGTCTTTAGACGATATAGATATTTCACCTAAGTCATCTTTATAA
- the fliQ gene encoding flagellar biosynthesis protein FliQ: MEAKLVSLGVETFKIALMLALPGLLTGMLLGLGVSIFQATTQINEMTLSFIPKIIGVVIVIVLTMPWMLNAMTDFSLNIFNMIPNFVE; this comes from the coding sequence ATGGAAGCAAAACTTGTATCACTTGGAGTTGAGACATTTAAAATAGCACTTATGTTAGCACTACCGGGTTTACTTACAGGTATGCTTTTAGGTCTTGGTGTTTCAATATTTCAAGCAACAACCCAAATAAACGAGATGACTTTATCTTTTATTCCAAAAATTATCGGTGTTGTGATAGTTATAGTTTTAACGATGCCGTGGATGCTAAATGCCATGACGGACTTTTCTCTAAATATATTTAATATGATTCCAAATTTCGTAGAGTAA
- the tpx gene encoding thiol peroxidase: MATTKFKGTEVELLGNEVNVGDKAPEVTVVNSDGLGDVTVGGAQGHKQLIIVVPSLDTGVCATETRNFNAKAASLDGVKPTIVSLDLPFAAGRFCSTEGIDKLTVTSDFRNKDFANAYGVLLGGSVLAGVTCRAIFAVDENGIVTYKEIVPEITEEPNYDAAIAAVS, translated from the coding sequence ATGGCAACTACAAAGTTTAAAGGTACTGAAGTAGAGTTATTAGGAAATGAAGTAAATGTAGGTGATAAAGCACCGGAAGTTACAGTTGTAAATTCTGATGGTTTAGGTGATGTTACAGTTGGCGGTGCTCAAGGGCACAAACAACTTATTATTGTTGTTCCTTCATTAGACACAGGTGTTTGTGCTACTGAAACTCGTAACTTTAATGCTAAAGCGGCAAGTTTAGACGGTGTTAAACCAACTATCGTTTCTTTAGATTTACCGTTTGCGGCGGGAAGATTCTGTTCAACTGAAGGTATAGATAAATTAACTGTAACTTCAGACTTCAGAAACAAAGATTTTGCTAATGCTTATGGTGTACTACTAGGCGGTTCAGTACTTGCAGGTGTTACTTGTCGTGCAATCTTTGCTGTAGATGAAAACGGTATCGTAACTTACAAAGAGATCGTTCCTGAAATTACTGAGGAACCAAACTATGACGCTGCAATAGCTGCAGTTAGCTAA
- the dxr gene encoding 1-deoxy-D-xylulose-5-phosphate reductoisomerase: MVVLGCTGSIGVNTLAIAKKFALDVEVLVCGKNIKLLNEQLKEFNPKVVVISDADDIPSVNHSNVFAGEENILKAIEDSKSELVVNALVGFMGLRPTLKAIQSDKKIALANKESLVACGNFIDSSKIQPIDSEHFGLWYLLQDRPVKKMIITASGGAFRDWDIEKLHGATLADTQKHPNWSMGQKITIDSATMVNKMFELLEARWLFGEGKYDAIIETKSLIHALIDFKDGSTTAHFAHANMQLPISYAIDAKMDASILKHIDLLEVASLEFRKIEQERYPVWQIKNELLNNPNRGVVINAANEVAIEKFINKEIGFMDIHKTILDAYEAYDIEPKNVDDVFAIDAKIRKELRR, encoded by the coding sequence TTGGTCGTACTAGGTTGCACAGGTTCAATAGGGGTAAACACCCTCGCAATAGCTAAAAAATTTGCTTTAGACGTTGAGGTTTTGGTTTGTGGAAAAAACATAAAACTTCTAAACGAACAATTAAAAGAGTTTAATCCAAAAGTTGTTGTTATCTCAGATGCAGATGATATCCCAAGCGTAAATCATTCAAATGTTTTTGCAGGTGAAGAAAATATACTAAAAGCTATAGAAGACTCAAAAAGCGAGCTAGTCGTAAATGCACTGGTTGGTTTTATGGGACTTCGCCCGACTCTTAAAGCAATACAGAGTGATAAAAAAATAGCACTTGCAAATAAAGAAAGTTTGGTAGCTTGCGGTAACTTCATAGACAGTTCAAAAATTCAACCAATAGATTCCGAGCATTTTGGGCTTTGGTATCTTTTGCAGGACAGACCCGTAAAGAAAATGATTATCACGGCAAGCGGAGGGGCTTTTCGTGACTGGGATATAGAAAAACTTCACGGTGCAACTTTAGCAGATACGCAAAAGCATCCGAACTGGTCTATGGGACAAAAGATAACTATAGATTCTGCTACTATGGTTAATAAAATGTTTGAGCTTTTAGAAGCCAGATGGCTTTTTGGTGAGGGCAAATATGACGCCATTATAGAAACAAAGTCACTTATTCACGCACTTATAGACTTTAAAGACGGCTCAACTACGGCACATTTTGCTCATGCAAATATGCAGCTTCCTATATCTTACGCTATAGATGCAAAGATGGATGCAAGTATATTAAAACATATTGATTTGCTTGAAGTTGCCTCCTTAGAATTTCGTAAAATCGAGCAGGAGCGTTATCCTGTTTGGCAAATAAAAAATGAACTCTTAAACAATCCAAATCGCGGTGTAGTTATAAATGCTGCAAATGAAGTAGCCATTGAGAAGTTTATAAACAAAGAGATAGGTTTTATGGATATACATAAAACCATACTAGATGCATACGAAGCTTACGATATAGAGCCAAAAAATGTAGATGATGTATTTGCCATAGATGCAAAAATACGTAAAGAGTTGAGAAGATAG
- a CDS encoding TIGR04219 family outer membrane beta-barrel protein has product MIKKLLLSLLVVTGFATVVFADFSRVEIGIGSWNQEPSRKLLGATTTYTKENDVYVWAYLKHPTPVVPNIRIEHASVLATLTPTSSYEFSQIDVIPYYNILDNTAWITIDLGLDFKSISATSTNTNIETTDDIILPMAYLRTRFELPLSGLGAEADIKYVEYSDNKLYDARVKLDYTFDITPIIKPGIEVGYRIQKIKTDELFYSTKLDYEFSGIYAGLILRF; this is encoded by the coding sequence ATGATAAAAAAACTGCTGTTATCTTTGTTGGTAGTTACCGGTTTTGCAACCGTTGTTTTTGCTGATTTTTCAAGAGTGGAAATAGGTATAGGTTCATGGAATCAAGAACCATCGCGTAAACTTTTGGGAGCAACAACTACATATACTAAAGAAAATGATGTTTATGTTTGGGCATATCTTAAGCATCCGACACCTGTAGTACCGAATATAAGAATAGAACACGCAAGTGTTTTAGCTACTCTAACACCCACTTCATCTTATGAATTTAGTCAAATAGATGTAATACCTTATTATAATATTTTAGATAATACAGCGTGGATTACGATTGATTTAGGTTTAGATTTTAAATCTATATCTGCTACGTCCACGAATACAAATATAGAAACTACAGATGATATTATTTTACCGATGGCTTATTTAAGAACAAGATTTGAGCTTCCGTTATCAGGATTAGGTGCGGAAGCAGATATAAAATATGTTGAATACTCAGATAATAAACTCTATGATGCCAGAGTGAAGCTAGATTATACTTTTGATATTACGCCTATTATTAAGCCCGGTATAGAAGTAGGATATAGAATTCAGAAAATTAAAACGGATGAGTTATTTTATTCAACAAAACTAGATTACGAATTTTCAGGTATCTATGCAGGTTTAATACTTCGTTTCTAA